DNA from Onthophagus taurus isolate NC chromosome 2, IU_Otau_3.0, whole genome shotgun sequence:
ctatcaaataaatcaataacgcaaacaaaaacaatactttttttaacaaaaatgattaaatgaatgaagaaataaaaataactactGCTGATTTTTGGGGGGTAGTCGATGTGGGAAAAGCAAATCCTTGAGCGTCAATTGGAGTACCATAATATTCAGTTTGTCacataacaaaataaaaactcatccataacaaacatttaacGATTAAAAGAATACTTATAGTCTTagttaaatacaaaaaaatattttattttaatacaagttaaaactaaattaaatattctgatcaatgtatttaatattgaaaccaatttaatctaattcatcattgttatttgtaaaataacaGTCAAActctttaagaaaaatataatgttaTATAAAGCCCTAAACACCTCTCTTATTTGATTAACAGGAAAAATATCGACTTTATTACAGCTGCTTGTAATTATGTTATTGCTTAACATGCCAGCTTTTAAGTCGGAGGGGATTTTATTcaagtatttaatatttatcatcGGTATCGATGACAATGTGTAAAGATGCCGGTCCAAAATctaatcaaaaacaaaaattaaattctttataaagcacttttttaattcttaaacaaaTACTTACTatgaaaagtaatttttatttcattttctaatGCCGATTCATCGttcttttcttcaatttcattaTTGCATGCTTTTGTTGTagtgttttgatttaaatcatcaaaattagATTCTGTTGAATTCTTTTCTGGTATCATTtctgtcaaatttatttcattatcatTTAAACTTCGTTTATTTCGTAATGGTGGAtcttttttatccttttcaGTACCATGttcaagttttaaatttaagtctttatcataaatttgaagatttgcaCCTACTAAAGGTTTACaagcaaaaattgtttttaaagctaaacaaaaatgattaatcGATTTGTAACCATAATCGCTATAATTCAAGTCCTgcttaaatttctttttatataattctGTTAATTTTCTACTATGTACACCTTCGGGATAATTAcgaattaattcttttaatcgATTCTGAATGTAATATGGCACATTCTTCTTTAATGTTGTAGAGTTGTTTTTGTTATCGTAATTTTTTGGTATTGCACCTTTAGATGTTAAGGCAATTGGGTTAACTCCGTTggaaattttttcttctacCGTTGAAggattttgaatattttgtgATGTTGATGGAAcactttcaaatattttgtgaGGCCGACGTAGACTAGGATATGATAAAGTAGGAATATGTTGTACATTTGGTGTGGTATTATTTTGTACTGTTGATGAGACATTTCCAATATTATTATCCGGGCTTTTTCTTAAATGAAATTCTTCCGAACGCCTCCTTTGAACAAACGGAACTGATTTTTGTTCCGTTTGTGGTCTTTTTGGAGATCTATGTTTACGATCTAAACTGTATAAGTGGGCAGATTTTTGACTGACGATTAAACAAAGCTCTGCATCATAACCTCTACCATTCACCTAAAAATGACAATCCAGTAAATACAAAGTTGAAACAccataataaaaatacttactaTTAAACGGTGTGGTATTGAATGTAAATACGACTCAAGAGTGCAATATCCTAATTCATTAAACGGAATTCGATATCCATTTAACTCCTTAAATTGTCGGTCTAAATCTCTGATGGTCATCCGACGCCGCCGTGGATTTGAGATTAGAACGCTTGATATAATTGCCTCTAGCTCTGCAGCTTTACTTTTAATGTCATCCTACAAAATacgttttattatattctttgataatacattaatatttttatcataccattttattgtattttatttcaataatgcTATAAATAGGAAATAACGTGGTAAAGCCCCtggaaagaagaaaaacaaggTCAATAGGTGATACCAAcctatatttcaaatttttggttgtaaattgaacaaatattatttttgtttatttaatcttataaaaaagaaaataatagtACATTACAAGactagtttcgtaagacacgcttgaaatgcacgaattcaagttgagaaacgagtggcgaagccacgagttttttaatgcatGAGTGTCTAGTAAGTTTTAGAAACGTGtatttatgctattttttgtaattcgtgtttttatctttttttttaacaaaaataaaataaattttgacaatgtggGGGATACGTacgtagcagttggtaacacttgaaaatagaaatttgaattgaacaacaatacaacaaaatgtatttacatgaaaaaaatgtttcatgtacacctcccgaaataagagaaattcctcagagttcaatgtcctcatcattgtggaccttgtattcgatggtaaaaacatgtttaaacatccatggaaaaaattgtcacattgacaactagaaaaattaatgactcaatgttaccaacttgaactgggaACTgaatcggatgctgtaaggggtctcattacagcacccgtttgagtactgtaatacctttcattaccgtcgcgaattacaaaatagttatttatgtacCAAGTCGGCAAAGTGATGCGTTATCGAACGAGTCTGAGTTTGCGAGtcgagcgagcgaagcgagcgaggCGAGTAAACAGGCGAGTTGGTCCAACCGCAAAATTTAACGATATGAAGATATTCTAATTTACCAATATTATGACATGTGTCAAacgatttgttttgttaatataccTCGGTAAAGTTAAACTATGTATCAAAGGTCTGTAGTATAGTGGAGAAGGAAGTGCGCTTTCATACAGAAGGTACCGGGTTCAAATCCAGCTGTTCAAcggcatttttttcaaaatgacaGCAATTAGCGGCAGGTAAAgtactttttcttcaaacgtcattaaatgacaactttgttgtcgtgtttactcgcggtagaagtaagtcattgttgcataacgacggttggtaagatcaacatagcaaaaaaatacttcagcgttatggcgctaaagtaaatttcactttagcgccatagcgCTGAAGCACATGtcactttaatattaattctcattaatacataataagttaattgtcattttattaaatttattaaaatttatattgcaattatttgcaacgtttgaagaaaaaatactatgttttattcggaagagaagcagattcgtttgtggctggtccgtcattgccggactcacttcgttcgtccggcaaactgtcggacacgccacaattttaacggctcatctgtcattagcgactcactgcgttcgtcgctaagcgacagaccacgccataaaaagcactgcttctcttccatataaaacaatatactattttcttcaaacgtcattaaatgacaactttgttgtcgtgtttactcgcggtagaagtaagtcattgttgcataacgacggttgctaagatcaacatagcaaaaaagtacttcagcgttatggcgctaaagtaaatttcactttagcgccataacgttgaagaacatttcactttagcgccgtattatttgcaacgtttgaagaaaaaatactatgttttattcggaagagaagcagattcgtttgtggctggtccgtcattgccggactcacttcgttcgtccggcaaactgtcggacacgccacaattttaacgactcatctgtcattagcgactcactgcgttcgtcgctaagcgacagaccacgccataaaaagcactgcttctcttccatataaaacaatatactattgtCTGCCGCTAAATGCACAGTTTACTAGATAGTAGCACAAAGTGTCACTTTACTGCCGCAAATGGATAGCATAAAGTATGGTTTTGCTGCCGGTTGgcgataaattaaattacacaaaataaaatccCTTCTCGAAAtctgttttgttttgaatataaaaaCCTACCAAATCACAAAACTGGCGCAGTCAGTAGgattcaaaacaaaaacaaagaaaagcGGAAAGTGATCAATTTCAACGACTattgaagtaaattttttttcacaaattgGAAACCATTGTGGTTCCACCAAGAAGACAACCACCAAGAACCATTGGGGTTCAGAAAACGACAGGAACCAAAGGAAATAGTATCATCGCCGAAAAACTGGACGGACCTAGCAACGCGACCGGAAATCGAGTCCACGTCGTTAGAATGCTTGCGTTAGCATCTCTGTAAGTACAACacatttcctttttaaaatttaatattattattaaaataaaagtaatttaccatacaacatttttaaaactaaaacgatctacattttataattgttttattgcttttcaaaattaagatCATAAAGATGAAACCAAATACTTTAAACGCTTCTGCCTGTAGCGTTCCCGCGAATAGTAGCAATACCTTTATATCGTATGATACGGcgctaaaattaattaatccttttGATGGACGAACCGACATGCTTCATAACTTCATTGATGCGGTAGATTTCGTGTATAGTAAATTCTTACTTGTGCGACCTTGTCTTTAATCAAACCTTTAATACTTCCAACATTAAAAACCGAACCTGAAAATTTAGTTGTTTTTGGAGTAAACGGAACtcctttaaaagttaataatagtatcaatataaaaattgaatgaattgaaaaattgaaacGAATTACCCcaaaaattatacattttgGATATTGATTCGATTTTTGACGGAATTTTAGGGTTAgagtttttgattaataataaatgtaatagATTTTGTTACCAAAGAATTGAAAACGCCTAATCGTACCATTCAACTGCACACTTTCGATGAAACTATTAATAccgtaaataaaataaacaaattctcACAAATTATTCATCCAAATTCTCAAACAGTCATAGGAGTGggttgtaaaaattttcaaaataaaaattatgtaatttgtccggaaataataattaacccCCATTTAAAAATACCTCATGCTCTTGTTAATGTAAAAAACAACACGTTTTTAACTACTGTTCTAAACACATCATCAA
Protein-coding regions in this window:
- the LOC139432767 gene encoding tudor domain-containing protein 7B-like, which encodes MDDIKSKAAELEAIISSVLISNPRRRRMTIRDLDRQFKELNGYRIPFNELGYCTLESYLHSIPHRLIVNGRGYDAELCLIVSQKSAHLYSLDRKHRSPKRPQTEQKSVPFVQRRRSEEFHLRKSPDNNIGNVSSTVQNNTTPNVQHIPTLSYPSLRRPHKIFESVPSTSQNIQNPSTVEEKISNGVNPIALTSKGAIPKNYDNKNNSTTLKKNVPYYIQNRLKELIRNYPEGVHSRKLTELYKKKFKQDLNYSDYGYKSINHFCLALKTIFACKPLVGANLQIYDKDLNLKLEHGTEKDKKDPPLRNKRSLNDNEINLTEMIPEKNSTESNFDDLNQNTTTKACNNEIEEKNDESALENEIKITFHNFGPASLHIVIDTDDKY